One window of Plasmodium relictum strain SGS1 genome assembly, chromosome: 14 genomic DNA carries:
- a CDS encoding RNA-binding protein (U1 snRNP-like), putative, whose translation MPKYYCEYCDIYLTHSSPVGRRQHIHGRKHISAKIEYFQNLLREEGITPQNFLGFLNNRNYNNSIVNPMMNYMPTNLNMYMKYNQMKNYQHPIRNVNTFRLNMPNNKYSRVGYFPSNVPKYPASQTQNMIYPNSNKYPNNSYMNPNMININNKNNNYINNNQLNNITNLNNENKNVISNTTENETPFNDNNNCQSNNENNLNNANNNLSNGNSNINSTNNTLDNSNNNLYNEINNLSNASNSNLNNTYSNLNDTNYSVKIDNNHDILNQNDLKNNYNQKEVNYDINPDNNYPYEKNSSIDNQINNQNSNDNVINGKNTSE comes from the coding sequence ATGCCTAAATATTATTGTGAATATTgtgatatatatttaacaCATAGTTCTCCAGTTGGTAGAAGACAACATATTCATGGAAGAAAACATATAAGTGcaaaaatagaatattttcaaaatttgtTAAGAGAAGAAGGTATTACACCTCAGAACTTTTTAGGTTTTTTGAATAATAGAAATTATAACAATTCTATAGTAAATCCAATGATGAATTATATGCCTActaatttaaatatgtatatgaAGTATaatcaaatgaaaaattacCAGCATCCTATAAGGAATGTTAATACATTTCGTTTAAATATgccaaataataaatattcaaGAGTTGGTTACTTTCCATCCAATGTGCCTAAGTATCCAGCTAGTCAAACGCAAAATATGATTTATCCtaatagtaataaatatCCTAATAATTCTTATATGAATCCAAATATGATtaacataaataataaaaataataattatataaataataatcaactaaataatattactaatttaaataatgaaaataaaaatgttatcaGTAATACAACAGAAAATGAAACTCcttttaatgataataataattgcCAAAGTAATAAtgagaataatttaaataatgcaAATAATAACTTAAGTAATGGCAATAGCAATATAAATAGCACAAATAATACTTTAGAcaattcaaataataatttatacaatgaaattaataatttaagcAATGCAAGTAACAGTAACTTAAATAACACATACAGTAATTTAAACGATACAAATTATAGTGTAAAGATTGATAATAATCATGACATTCTAAAtcaaaatgatttaaaaaataattataatcaaAAAGAAGTAAATTATGATATAAACCCTGATAATAATTACccatatgaaaaaaattcaagTATTGATAATCAAATTAATAATCAAAATAGCAACGATAATGTAATAAACGGAAAAAACACAAGtgaataa
- a CDS encoding ubiquitin-conjugating enzyme, putative, which produces MSNLAKKRLIRDFRKLQLDSPYGISGSPIGNDIMKWRAVIFGPADTPWEGGTFQLELLFGNEYPNKPPKVKFLTKMFHPNIYMDGNICIDILQKHWSPIYDISAILTSIQSLLSDPNPNSPANQEAALLFVENRIEYNRRIKNCVKESFNFIEHKVEEENA; this is translated from the exons atgtcAAATTTAgcaaaaaaaagattaatacGTGATTTTAGAAAATTGCAATTGGATTCACCATATGGAATTAGTGGATCACCAATCGGAAATGATATCATGAAATGGAGAGCAGTTATATTTGGTCCAGCTGATACTCCTTGGGAAGGag GTACATTTCAATTAGAACTTTTATTTGGAAATGAATACCCAAACAAACCGCCTAAAGTAAAATTCTTAACAAAAATGTTCCATcccaatatatatatggatGGAAACATCTGCATTGATATACTTCAAAAACATTGGAGTCCTATTTATGATATATCAGCAATTTTAACTTCAATTCAATCATTATTAAGCGATCCCAATCCCAATAGCCCAGCTAATCAAGAAGCTGCTCTTTTATTTGTTGAAAACAGAATTGAATATAAtagaagaataaaaaattgtgtaaaagaatcttttaattttattgaaCATAAAgtagaagaagaaaatgcataa